A genomic region of Larus michahellis chromosome 21, bLarMic1.1, whole genome shotgun sequence contains the following coding sequences:
- the TAF11 gene encoding transcription initiation factor TFIID subunit 11, with product MADPGEAAREELGAAADRDPPPTALSPSGDGAAAEEEEAAAAEGAGEGEAGEAGGGGESRAEAPDGEVRSAEGEAVDGEDPSLQPSAAKKVKLELKERKEKKQKVDEDEIQKMQILVSSFSEEQLNRYEMYRRSAFPKAAIKRLIQSITGTSVSQNVVIAMSGISKVFVGEVVEEALDVCEKWGELPPLQPKHMREAVRRLKSRGQIPNSKYKKIIFH from the exons ATGGCGGACCCGGGCGAAGCGGCCCGGGAGGAGCTCGGGGCCGCCGCCGACCGGGACCCGCCGCCCACAGCCTTGTCCCCCTCGGGGGATggagcggcggcggaggaggaggaggcggcggccgcggaGGGGGCGGGCGAGGGCGAGGCGGGAGAGGCTGGCGGGGGCGGCGAGAGCAGAGCGGAGGCGCCGGACGGGGAG GTGAGGAGCGCGGAGGGGGAGGCGGTGGACGGGGAGGACCCCAGCCTGCAGCCGTCCGCCGCCAAGAAGGTgaagctggagctgaaggagaggaaggagaagaagcaGAAAGTGGACGAGGACGAGATCCAGAAGATGCA AATACTggtgtcttccttttctgaagaacAGTTGAACCGTTACGAGATGTATCGCCGGTCTGCGTTTCCCAAAGCTGCTATTAAACGG CTGATCCAGTCCATCACTGGCACCTCTGTCTCTCAGAACGTGGTTATCGCCATGTCTGGCATTTCCAAGGTCTTCgttggggaggtggtggaggaag cACTGGATGTGTGTGAGAAGTGGGGGGAGCTGCCCCCTCTGCAGCCTAAACACATGCGAGAGGCGGTCAGGAGGCTCAAGTCACGAGGACAGATCCCCAATTCCAAATATAAGAAGATCATCTTCCACTGA